A genomic window from Cytobacillus suaedae includes:
- a CDS encoding ABC transporter ATP-binding protein — translation MSTVLSVENLSTFFKTDKGIAKAVENVSFSVNKGEMLGLIGESGCGKTTVAQSILRLIEYPGKVVSGKVLLNGQDLLKASESELYSLRWKEISVIPQSAMNALNPIYTIGDQIIEAIQLHENVSKKEATERTKTMLELVGIDGERWKSYPHEFSGGMKQRVAIAMALACNPKLVISDESTTGLDVLTQAQVIALIKDLQRKLETAVIIISHDLPMVTAICDKIAIMYAGKIVEWATTEEILKNAKHPYSQALLKATPDLAEPDREVISIPGSVPNLINFPNSCRFHTRCPYAFEKCMKEEPEFKEVKPGHYAACFLEEEENG, via the coding sequence ATGAGCACTGTGTTATCAGTTGAAAACCTATCTACTTTCTTTAAGACGGATAAAGGCATTGCGAAAGCTGTTGAAAATGTCTCCTTTTCCGTAAATAAAGGGGAAATGCTTGGTCTAATAGGTGAATCTGGATGCGGGAAAACTACTGTTGCCCAATCTATTTTAAGATTAATAGAATACCCTGGGAAAGTTGTATCGGGAAAGGTCCTTCTTAATGGTCAGGATCTTTTAAAAGCATCTGAATCGGAACTTTATTCACTTAGATGGAAAGAAATTTCAGTTATCCCTCAGAGTGCAATGAATGCGCTAAATCCCATATACACAATCGGGGATCAAATTATTGAAGCAATTCAGCTTCATGAGAATGTATCAAAAAAAGAGGCAACAGAACGGACTAAAACGATGCTTGAGTTAGTAGGTATTGATGGTGAGCGGTGGAAGAGTTATCCTCACGAATTTAGTGGCGGGATGAAACAGCGTGTAGCCATTGCTATGGCCCTAGCTTGTAATCCGAAACTCGTAATCTCTGATGAGTCAACTACCGGTTTAGACGTCTTAACCCAGGCACAAGTAATTGCACTAATAAAGGACCTTCAACGGAAGTTGGAAACTGCTGTTATTATCATTTCTCATGACCTGCCAATGGTAACAGCCATTTGTGATAAGATTGCCATCATGTATGCTGGCAAAATTGTTGAATGGGCAACAACCGAAGAAATCTTAAAAAATGCTAAACACCCATATTCTCAGGCGCTATTAAAAGCTACTCCAGATCTTGCTGAACCAGATCGAGAAGTAATATCCATACCAGGCAGTGTTCCAAACTTAATTAATTTTCCAAATAGCTGCCGATTCCATACTCGCTGTCCTTATGCTTTTGAAAAATGTATGAAAGAAGAACCTGAATTCAAAGAGGTAAAACCAGGACATTATGCAGCATGTTTTTTGGAGGAGGAGGAAAATGGATAA
- a CDS encoding cupredoxin domain-containing protein, translated as MSLFSYFVLLSLLFSLMIAVFLTIKLRKRLTNMHGMIISMVMGMNIGLTSGVLLGALYQGDLYYSTILSMAIGSLAGLVCGSCLGLLPTLEGFMSGLMGGMMGAMLGEMITQEQAVTMINILLTLTISSLLLFPILPNSNENEIANKRWFIKPFLTFVALSSFLLLGSQLDKQLTFSKLGSSNSESQSKHENHGKSKEHNFQNIKINVHPLSFSYSPSKIIVKKDNPVTLTLINHDSLEHDLEIKNINVQIDSKDQHSNHSHGDVDFHLHVKGENQAELTFTPLEKGVYKFYCTIPGHTENGMIGELEVK; from the coding sequence ATGAGTCTATTTAGTTACTTTGTGTTACTATCTCTGTTATTTAGCTTGATGATTGCTGTTTTTTTAACTATAAAACTAAGAAAAAGATTAACGAATATGCATGGAATGATCATTTCGATGGTAATGGGTATGAATATTGGATTAACTTCTGGAGTTCTTTTAGGAGCTCTCTATCAAGGGGATTTATACTATTCAACAATATTATCAATGGCTATTGGTTCACTTGCAGGACTTGTCTGTGGATCTTGTTTAGGATTATTACCTACGCTAGAAGGTTTTATGTCTGGGTTAATGGGCGGCATGATGGGAGCTATGCTTGGAGAAATGATTACTCAAGAACAAGCCGTCACTATGATAAATATTTTACTTACACTCACCATTAGTTCTTTGTTACTTTTTCCAATACTTCCAAATTCAAATGAGAACGAGATTGCTAATAAAAGATGGTTTATTAAGCCGTTTCTAACATTTGTTGCTTTATCTTCTTTTCTTCTTTTAGGTAGCCAACTTGATAAACAATTAACATTTTCTAAATTAGGCTCATCTAACAGTGAGTCTCAGAGTAAACACGAAAATCACGGTAAATCCAAGGAACATAATTTTCAAAATATTAAGATAAATGTTCACCCTCTTTCTTTTTCTTACAGCCCTTCTAAAATTATTGTAAAAAAGGATAATCCTGTTACGCTAACATTAATAAACCATGATTCACTAGAGCATGATTTAGAGATAAAAAATATTAACGTTCAAATTGACTCTAAAGATCAACATTCAAACCATTCTCACGGAGACGTTGACTTCCACTTGCATGTTAAAGGTGAAAATCAGGCTGAACTTACATTTACCCCTCTAGAGAAAGGTGTTTACAAATTTTATTGCACAATACCTGGCCATACTGAAAATGGTATGATTGGAGAATTAGAAGTGAAATAA
- a CDS encoding ABC transporter ATP-binding protein produces the protein MDNSILIKVNSLKKTFVKKSGSFLKRKKTDVYAVNQVNFEINRGEILGIIGESGCGKTTTARMVMRLMKETSGEIWFDGKNLCSLNESQTNRLRSKMQMIFQDPYDTLNPGMRVLDILMEPINAHEKELPFDEKVKRVKEAIESIELKPAEDFMYRYPHQLSGGQRQRIAIARAVILKPDFIAADEPTSMLDVSVRAGILNLLLDLRKKMGLTMMFITHDLTTASYMCDRIAVMYQGQIVEIGKTKQIIQRPSHPYTKALVSVVKDLNYFIENREKLILDGEVDSTKNDIGCPFVSRCPHQESICHTKSPKLETLENGHSVSCHCHTQLLEMSS, from the coding sequence ATGGATAACTCGATTCTTATTAAAGTAAACAGCTTAAAAAAGACCTTTGTGAAAAAATCTGGTTCTTTTTTAAAACGAAAGAAGACAGATGTATACGCTGTAAATCAAGTGAACTTTGAAATTAATAGAGGAGAAATTTTAGGGATTATAGGTGAAAGTGGTTGTGGAAAAACAACTACCGCAAGAATGGTTATGAGGTTAATGAAGGAAACAAGTGGAGAAATATGGTTCGACGGGAAAAATCTTTGCTCATTAAACGAATCACAAACCAATCGATTAAGAAGTAAAATGCAAATGATCTTTCAAGACCCCTACGATACCTTAAATCCAGGGATGAGAGTTCTTGACATATTAATGGAGCCAATTAATGCCCACGAAAAAGAACTACCCTTCGATGAGAAAGTGAAAAGAGTAAAGGAAGCAATTGAATCAATCGAATTAAAGCCAGCCGAAGACTTTATGTATCGTTATCCGCACCAATTAAGTGGAGGTCAACGGCAGCGTATCGCAATAGCTAGAGCAGTCATTTTAAAACCGGACTTTATTGCAGCTGATGAACCTACATCGATGCTAGATGTATCTGTTCGAGCAGGCATCTTAAACTTATTGTTAGATCTGAGAAAGAAAATGGGATTGACGATGATGTTCATTACTCATGACCTTACAACGGCAAGCTATATGTGTGACCGGATTGCCGTTATGTATCAAGGACAAATTGTAGAAATCGGGAAAACGAAACAAATAATTCAGCGGCCGTCACATCCTTATACGAAAGCGCTTGTTTCTGTGGTAAAGGACCTTAACTATTTTATTGAAAATAGAGAAAAGCTAATCCTCGATGGAGAAGTGGATTCTACAAAAAATGATATAGGCTGTCCTTTTGTTTCAAGATGTCCACATCAAGAAAGCATATGTCACACCAAGAGCCCAAAGTTGGAAACATTAGAAAATGGACACTCTGTATCTTGTCATTGTCATACTCAACTATTAGAAATGTCGTCATAG
- a CDS encoding PIG-L family deacetylase: MAEGQKVLFLGVYGMEVVECGGALAKNVLSGGESHATIMLCRETSQPQVRKAAEVLGVNVSFLNFQSGTVDLSKESKLKLIKVIREVKPDIIITQDPEHSFHDLDPDRRPAMTLLLESIALASRDFGLDDLPGLSPHPIPTIYYMTPHHPNTVVDISEVWEKKDKAMDMLESQMEFSGMHFDSMLDPKTVEILYPGFSQLSSFHEKGRAIHKVLDKAVHVYHGLATHGHFALAEAFRREGNFHLQELIK; the protein is encoded by the coding sequence ATGGCAGAAGGTCAAAAAGTTCTATTCTTAGGTGTATATGGTATGGAGGTTGTAGAATGTGGTGGTGCGTTAGCAAAGAATGTGTTGAGTGGAGGAGAATCACATGCGACAATTATGCTCTGTCGAGAAACAAGTCAACCACAAGTTAGAAAAGCAGCAGAAGTACTAGGTGTAAATGTTTCATTCCTGAATTTTCAATCTGGAACAGTTGATTTAAGTAAAGAATCAAAATTGAAGCTTATTAAAGTCATTCGCGAAGTAAAGCCAGACATTATCATTACACAAGACCCTGAACATTCCTTTCATGATTTAGACCCTGATCGCCGCCCTGCGATGACACTTTTATTAGAATCCATAGCGTTAGCAAGCAGAGACTTTGGCCTAGATGACCTCCCTGGATTAAGCCCGCACCCAATTCCAACCATCTACTACATGACGCCACATCATCCAAATACAGTCGTTGATATTTCAGAAGTCTGGGAGAAAAAAGATAAAGCAATGGATATGCTTGAGAGTCAAATGGAGTTTAGTGGTATGCACTTTGACTCAATGCTCGATCCCAAAACGGTTGAAATTTTATATCCAGGCTTTTCTCAATTATCTAGTTTCCATGAAAAAGGAAGAGCCATACACAAAGTACTTGATAAAGCTGTTCATGTTTATCATGGGCTTGCCACACATGGTCACTTTGCACTTGCAGAAGCATTTCGAAGAGAGGGGAACTTCCATTTACAAGAATTAATTAAATAA
- a CDS encoding ABC transporter permease codes for MGKFIGGKLLQYLIVIILMLTLNFLLPRLMPGNPLVFLAGEDVGFMSSAEKEAILDKHGLNDSIGQQYITYIKNIVTGDFGYSYQQKRPISELLMERMPWTLLLTGLGLLLSTIIGVMFGAISAWKRGTRTDANLLTLFMFLSAMPSFWVGMILVSIFASQLGWLPVFGAEKAWSNFTGFERLLDISKHLILPLSTLILISVTSTFMIMRYSMLNVLGEDYIMMAKAKGVKEKVIKYKHAMRNALLPVATVFMLSLGFTLGGATVIETVFAYPGVGRLMFESVLSRDYPLIQATFLIITFSVVIANFLADLIYPLLDPKVGSKNG; via the coding sequence ATGGGAAAATTTATAGGTGGCAAGCTTTTGCAATATTTAATTGTAATTATTTTAATGCTCACATTGAATTTTCTTCTGCCTAGACTAATGCCTGGTAATCCCTTAGTTTTTTTAGCAGGTGAGGACGTAGGCTTTATGTCCAGTGCTGAAAAGGAGGCAATTCTTGATAAACACGGTTTAAATGATTCTATTGGGCAACAATATATAACATATATAAAAAACATTGTAACTGGTGATTTTGGCTATTCGTATCAACAAAAAAGGCCGATTTCAGAGCTTTTAATGGAACGAATGCCCTGGACCCTATTGCTTACAGGTCTTGGACTCTTGTTATCTACGATTATCGGTGTAATGTTTGGCGCGATTTCTGCATGGAAAAGAGGTACTAGAACCGATGCTAACCTCTTAACCTTGTTCATGTTCTTAAGTGCAATGCCATCTTTTTGGGTAGGGATGATATTAGTTTCTATATTTGCCTCTCAATTAGGATGGCTTCCAGTGTTCGGGGCAGAAAAAGCATGGTCAAATTTTACAGGCTTTGAGCGTTTATTAGACATTAGTAAACATCTTATTCTACCTTTATCAACTCTTATTCTCATTTCTGTGACAAGCACTTTTATGATTATGAGATATTCAATGTTAAATGTTTTAGGTGAAGATTATATCATGATGGCAAAAGCAAAAGGGGTAAAAGAAAAAGTAATCAAATATAAGCATGCCATGAGAAATGCACTATTGCCAGTTGCAACAGTATTTATGCTAAGTTTAGGTTTTACTTTGGGTGGTGCCACAGTTATCGAAACAGTATTTGCATATCCTGGTGTTGGTCGATTAATGTTTGAATCGGTTTTAAGTAGAGATTATCCACTGATTCAAGCAACTTTTCTCATCATTACCTTCAGTGTGGTCATAGCTAATTTCCTAGCAGACCTAATTTATCCTTTATTGGATCCAAAGGTGGGAAGCAAAAATGGGTAA
- a CDS encoding ABC transporter substrate-binding protein, giving the protein MKKSYLGLFLIMILLLSNLSAVSAAGTVESLKVGITKSENGLNPYTYVTGYPGLDLVNLLYDNLFQLDENNIPQPWLVTQHTVSPDGLSYELTLHDNVKWHDGKPLTANDVKFTMEYFIKYPKSRFTNPLKSISSIEVLNDTTIKLVLSQANPNFMIQPLADLPILPEHIWSSISAPDDETNALGSGPYILEEHKAGQYYKMKANPDYFKSASPIKELIFPIIEDTTAMLNALQAGEIDAISSSISPELVEQFDSNPSLKVVRGPGYSTSLFQINAERYPMTESAFRQAIDYAIDKKYIVDTVLLGFAEIGSPGFIHPSSPFYNSDLKTVFNQEKSKELLETAGFKDIDGDGFREGQQGENIDLTTLVYSGNPIRIRTAELISEALNNVGIKNTVKAMDSTTVDSLMWPDFDVSKGRDFDLGLWGWSNTMQLFPDRMIELFYSDPSIGSVNIGGYKNTEFDKLAEKLKETFDEAERTGIIKDMQVLVAEDAPFVTLYYQEIVNAFNPEKYDQFVFQVGKGIINKLSFVSGEKSELPEQDKQEEETETESKTEKESEDLTVDSNNTVLYVFGVVVVLGVIVFFLRNKKKRKTEKDDEFDF; this is encoded by the coding sequence ATGAAAAAGTCATATTTGGGTTTATTTCTTATAATGATTCTATTACTTTCAAATCTCTCAGCTGTTAGTGCAGCAGGAACTGTTGAATCCCTTAAGGTGGGGATAACAAAATCTGAAAATGGTTTAAATCCATACACGTATGTAACGGGGTATCCGGGATTAGATTTAGTTAATTTACTTTATGATAATCTATTCCAACTAGATGAAAATAATATTCCTCAGCCTTGGCTAGTAACACAACATACTGTTAGCCCAGATGGATTATCCTATGAATTAACTCTCCATGATAATGTAAAATGGCATGACGGAAAACCTTTAACTGCAAATGATGTTAAATTTACGATGGAATATTTTATTAAATATCCTAAGTCACGCTTTACTAATCCACTTAAATCTATTTCATCCATCGAAGTATTGAATGATACTACAATTAAACTAGTATTATCTCAAGCAAATCCAAATTTCATGATTCAACCTCTAGCCGATCTACCAATATTACCTGAACATATATGGTCATCGATTTCAGCTCCAGATGACGAAACAAATGCCCTAGGTAGTGGACCATATATTTTAGAAGAACATAAAGCAGGTCAATATTACAAAATGAAAGCCAATCCTGATTATTTCAAAAGTGCTTCGCCAATAAAAGAATTGATTTTCCCAATCATTGAGGATACAACTGCAATGCTTAATGCTCTTCAAGCAGGAGAAATCGATGCAATATCTTCAAGTATATCTCCAGAGCTAGTTGAACAATTTGATTCTAATCCTTCTTTAAAGGTGGTAAGAGGGCCAGGGTATAGTACTAGTCTGTTTCAGATTAATGCTGAGAGATATCCAATGACAGAATCAGCATTTCGTCAAGCAATCGATTATGCAATTGATAAAAAATATATTGTCGATACAGTTTTGCTAGGGTTTGCAGAGATTGGAAGTCCAGGCTTTATTCACCCCTCATCCCCATTCTACAATAGCGACCTTAAGACAGTTTTTAATCAAGAAAAATCTAAAGAATTATTAGAAACTGCGGGTTTTAAAGATATAGACGGAGATGGATTTAGAGAGGGTCAACAAGGTGAAAATATCGACTTAACAACACTTGTGTATTCAGGTAATCCAATTCGAATTCGTACAGCTGAATTAATATCTGAAGCTTTAAACAATGTTGGTATCAAGAATACAGTGAAAGCAATGGATTCTACAACTGTAGACTCCTTAATGTGGCCAGATTTTGATGTGAGTAAGGGTAGAGATTTTGACCTTGGCCTATGGGGCTGGTCTAATACAATGCAGTTGTTCCCTGATCGTATGATCGAGCTATTTTATTCAGACCCATCAATTGGTTCTGTAAACATTGGTGGCTATAAAAATACTGAGTTTGATAAACTTGCAGAAAAATTGAAAGAAACTTTCGATGAAGCTGAAAGAACTGGCATCATTAAAGACATGCAAGTTCTAGTTGCGGAGGATGCACCGTTTGTAACACTCTATTACCAAGAAATTGTAAATGCATTCAATCCTGAAAAATATGATCAATTCGTGTTTCAGGTTGGAAAAGGTATAATTAACAAATTGTCCTTTGTGTCTGGTGAAAAATCAGAGTTGCCAGAACAAGATAAGCAAGAAGAAGAAACTGAAACAGAATCTAAAACGGAAAAAGAATCAGAAGATTTAACTGTAGATTCTAATAATACTGTTTTATATGTATTCGGAGTGGTTGTTGTATTAGGTGTAATTGTATTCTTTCTGAGAAATAAGAAGAAAAGGAAAACTGAAAAAGACGACGAATTTGATTTTTAA
- a CDS encoding ABC transporter permease — MGKQKWRRYWQVLTSNNLGMFGLCLLVIFLLIALLAPLIAPFDPTERVGAPFTKPNGQFLLGTNDVGQDILSELLYGTRISLLIGVIAAFISILLGCLVGVIAGYYGGKIEAFLMRLVDLVLVIPFLPLMILLAAFIGPSFWNIILVISLISWASPARVIRSQVLTLKTKGYVEAARSIGTSVRVILLRHILPGVIPIALSQFVLAASHSILIEASLSFLGLGDPFTKSWGTILYYAQARGAFLTDAWVWWVLPPGLLITTLVIGFAFTGYSLEEILNPRLRKER; from the coding sequence ATGGGTAAACAAAAGTGGAGGAGATATTGGCAAGTACTTACTTCTAATAACCTCGGTATGTTTGGATTATGTTTATTGGTCATTTTTTTATTAATTGCCCTATTAGCTCCATTAATTGCGCCATTCGATCCAACTGAACGAGTAGGTGCACCTTTTACGAAGCCGAATGGGCAATTTCTTTTAGGTACAAACGATGTAGGTCAAGATATCTTAAGTGAGCTTTTATACGGAACTAGAATATCATTATTAATCGGTGTTATTGCAGCCTTTATATCCATTTTATTAGGGTGCCTTGTTGGGGTGATCGCAGGCTATTATGGAGGTAAAATTGAAGCATTTTTAATGAGATTAGTAGATTTAGTGCTCGTCATTCCTTTTTTACCATTAATGATTTTACTAGCTGCATTTATCGGTCCTAGCTTTTGGAACATTATTCTTGTTATTAGTCTGATTTCTTGGGCTAGCCCGGCAAGGGTAATCCGTTCACAAGTATTAACATTAAAAACAAAAGGCTATGTTGAGGCAGCTAGATCAATAGGTACTAGTGTTAGAGTGATTCTTTTGCGTCACATATTACCAGGTGTAATTCCTATTGCACTTTCACAATTTGTGCTTGCCGCTAGCCACTCTATATTAATAGAAGCATCTTTAAGTTTTCTTGGGCTTGGGGACCCGTTTACAAAAAGTTGGGGAACCATTTTATATTATGCCCAAGCTAGAGGTGCATTTTTAACAGATGCTTGGGTCTGGTGGGTACTTCCACCAGGATTATTAATTACAACACTAGTTATCGGCTTTGCTTTTACTGGTTATTCTTTAGAAGAAATTTTAAATCCACGTTTAAGAAAGGAGCGTTAA